CGCACTGCCGTGCGGAACTACCGAACGAGCAGCATTCTTCGGGTTTGCACGAACTCGCCTGCTGCAAGTCGCGCGAAATAAACACCGCTGGGCAGATCGCGGGCATCGAACAGGACTTCGTGCGCTCCGGCACTCAGCGGCCCGCGTGCGAGCGTTTGCACATGGCGGCCCGTGATATCGAACACATCAAGCCGCGCTTCTCCCG
This sequence is a window from bacterium. Protein-coding genes within it:
- a CDS encoding T9SS type A sorting domain-containing protein; protein product: GEARLDVFDITGRHVQTLARGPLSAGAHEVLFDARDLPSGVYFARLAAGEFVQTRRMLLVR